A single genomic interval of Blattabacterium sp. (Nauphoeta cinerea) harbors:
- the atpE gene encoding ATP synthase F0 subunit C, with product MDIDLTYSGLAALGSGLAVIGAGLGIGKIGSSAMDAIARQPDASNKIQNAMIIVAALIEGAALFGIVTTLLAVFK from the coding sequence ATGGATATAGATTTAACTTATTCAGGTTTAGCCGCTCTTGGATCCGGTCTTGCAGTAATAGGAGCGGGGTTAGGTATTGGAAAAATCGGAAGTTCTGCAATGGACGCTATTGCGAGACAACCTGATGCTTCAAATAAAATACAAAATGCTATGATTATAGTGGCCGCATTAATTGAAGGGGCCGCATTATTTGGTATAGTTACTACATTATTAGCTGTATTTAAATAA
- the atpA gene encoding F0F1 ATP synthase subunit alpha — MSDLKYSEISSILKKELSNFQFETKLSEFGVIVQIGDGVVRSFGLNSAFYGELVEFHDGTKGMVLNLEEDHVGIVLLSSPKNLKEGDIVKRTKKIFSIKVGDNMLGRVVDVLGNPIDGKGPIKGGLFEMPLERKAPGVIYREPVQEPLQTGIKFIDSMIPIGKGQRELIIGDRQTGKTTIAIDTIINQKRFFEQNKPVYCIYVAISQKGSTIARISKILQEKGAMSYTIIVSSTSSDPVSMQVFAPFSGTAIGEYFRDTGRSSLVVYDDLSKQAVSYREISLLLRRPPGREAYPGDVFYLHSRLLERSAKIIKDQKMAENMNDIPFSIRKQIKGGGSLTALPIIETQSGDISSYIPTNVISITDGQIFLEKDLFHSGVRPAINESISVSRVGGSAQIKSMREISGTLKLDQAQFRELESFSKFGSELDSYTMNILKKGKINIEILKQPSHTPYDIADQIAIIYAGTRNLLHKIPIDKISDFEKEYLFYLKEKHENILISLRSGIFNEKISNILETVVLELSDKYV; from the coding sequence ATGTCAGATTTAAAATATTCTGAAATTTCATCAATTCTTAAGAAGGAATTATCAAATTTTCAATTTGAAACCAAACTATCCGAATTTGGTGTTATTGTTCAAATAGGGGATGGAGTTGTTAGATCTTTTGGACTTAATTCCGCTTTTTATGGAGAATTAGTTGAATTTCATGATGGAACAAAAGGGATGGTTTTGAATCTAGAAGAAGATCATGTAGGCATAGTTTTACTTAGTTCCCCAAAAAATTTGAAAGAAGGAGATATAGTAAAAAGAACTAAAAAAATTTTTTCAATCAAAGTAGGGGATAATATGTTAGGTCGTGTTGTAGATGTATTAGGAAATCCTATAGATGGAAAAGGTCCTATAAAAGGGGGACTATTTGAAATGCCGTTGGAAAGAAAGGCTCCAGGTGTTATTTATAGAGAACCTGTCCAAGAACCTCTTCAAACAGGTATAAAATTTATAGATTCTATGATTCCCATAGGAAAAGGACAAAGAGAATTAATTATTGGGGATAGACAAACTGGAAAAACAACTATAGCTATTGATACAATTATTAATCAAAAAAGATTTTTTGAACAAAATAAACCTGTTTATTGCATTTATGTAGCTATTAGTCAAAAAGGTTCTACAATAGCTAGAATTTCAAAAATTTTACAAGAAAAAGGAGCAATGTCTTACACAATTATAGTTTCTTCGACCTCTTCTGATCCAGTATCTATGCAAGTTTTTGCTCCATTTTCTGGAACTGCTATAGGAGAATATTTTAGGGATACAGGTCGTTCTTCCTTAGTCGTATACGATGATCTTTCAAAACAAGCGGTTTCTTATAGGGAAATATCCTTATTATTACGACGTCCACCTGGGAGAGAAGCTTATCCAGGAGATGTATTTTATTTACATTCTCGTCTTTTAGAACGATCAGCTAAAATTATAAAAGATCAAAAAATGGCTGAAAATATGAATGATATTCCATTTTCTATTAGAAAACAAATCAAAGGTGGAGGATCTTTAACTGCATTACCTATTATTGAAACTCAGTCTGGAGACATATCTTCTTATATTCCTACGAATGTGATTTCTATTACAGATGGACAAATTTTTTTAGAAAAAGATTTATTTCATTCTGGAGTGCGTCCTGCAATTAATGAAAGTATATCTGTTTCTCGTGTAGGAGGATCAGCACAAATTAAATCTATGAGGGAAATATCTGGGACTTTAAAATTAGATCAAGCTCAATTTAGAGAATTAGAATCTTTTTCTAAATTTGGTTCAGAATTGGATTCATATACTATGAATATCCTAAAAAAAGGAAAGATTAATATAGAAATATTAAAACAACCTTCTCATACTCCTTATGATATAGCAGATCAGATAGCTATTATTTATGCGGGGACTAGAAATTTACTTCATAAGATTCCTATTGATAAAATTTCAGATTTTGAAAAAGAATATCTTTTTTATCTAAAAGAAAAACATGAAAATATTTTAATTTCTTTAAGAAGTGGAATTTTTAACGAAAAAATATCAAATATTTTAGAAACAGTAGTTTTAGAATTAAGCGATAAATATGTCTAA
- a CDS encoding DnaJ C-terminal domain-containing protein yields MMKKDYYEVLGVSRDASPEEIKKAYRKLAIKYHPDKNLDNKKKAEEKFKEAAEAYEILSHSEKRHRYDKFGHSGIKGSGSSSGMNMEDIFANFGDIFADAFGEGFSSFGFGRSTRSKTIKGSDLRIRVKLLLEEIANGVEKKVKVKRLKVAKGIKFKNCISCNGSGQITRVTNTILGRMQTTSQCNRCYGTGKIIENIPYGANKHGLIKEEELVNIKIPAGLTEGIQLKVSEKGNEAPFDGIPGDLIVLIEEIPHPQLKREGNNLHYDLYISFPDAILGALKEVPTINGKARIKIDPGTQSGKTLRLKNKGLPNLEGYGHGSLLIHINVWTPKKINEEQRKFFEKMRKSENFLPHPGNSEKSFFDRVREMFS; encoded by the coding sequence ATGATGAAAAAAGATTATTACGAAGTATTAGGAGTTTCTAGAGATGCTTCTCCAGAAGAAATTAAAAAAGCTTATCGAAAATTAGCAATCAAATATCATCCAGATAAGAATTTAGATAATAAAAAGAAAGCGGAAGAAAAATTTAAAGAAGCAGCTGAAGCTTATGAGATTTTAAGCCATTCAGAAAAAAGGCATCGTTACGATAAATTTGGACATTCTGGAATCAAAGGAAGCGGTTCGAGTTCAGGAATGAATATGGAAGATATTTTCGCAAATTTTGGGGATATTTTTGCTGATGCATTTGGAGAGGGGTTTTCCAGTTTTGGTTTTGGAAGATCAACTAGATCTAAAACTATTAAAGGGAGCGATTTAAGAATCAGAGTAAAACTTTTATTAGAAGAAATAGCTAATGGAGTAGAAAAAAAAGTTAAAGTTAAAAGACTTAAAGTTGCTAAAGGGATCAAATTTAAAAATTGTATATCTTGTAATGGAAGCGGTCAAATTACACGAGTTACCAATACTATTTTGGGAAGAATGCAAACTACTTCTCAATGCAATAGATGTTATGGAACTGGTAAAATCATTGAAAATATTCCTTATGGAGCTAATAAACATGGATTAATTAAAGAAGAAGAATTAGTCAATATTAAAATACCTGCAGGTCTTACAGAAGGAATTCAATTAAAAGTTTCTGAAAAAGGAAATGAAGCTCCATTTGATGGAATTCCTGGTGATTTGATTGTGTTAATTGAGGAAATTCCTCATCCTCAATTAAAAAGAGAAGGGAACAATCTTCATTATGATTTGTATATATCGTTTCCAGATGCAATATTAGGAGCTTTAAAAGAAGTTCCTACTATTAATGGAAAAGCAAGAATAAAAATAGATCCAGGAACACAATCCGGAAAAACTCTTAGATTAAAAAACAAAGGATTACCTAATCTTGAAGGATATGGACATGGAAGTCTTTTAATTCATATAAATGTTTGGACCCCAAAAAAAATTAATGAAGAACAAAGAAAATTTTTTGAAAAAATGAGAAAAAGTGAAAATTTTCTTCCTCATCCAGGAAATTCAGAAAAATCGTTTTTTGATCGTGTAAGAGAAATGTTTTCTTAA
- a CDS encoding nucleotide exchange factor GrpE — protein MDITKKNTEKNTEKNTENEKRSKSSTSNEIDEKISESSYFQGEIKEIKFLKKELEKEKDKFLRLFAEFENYKKRIQKERVDIFRDVHEQIIIDLIPILDDFERGIKELRKSQDAHLVKGVFLIQEKLIKILKEKGLSKIKIKKGDDFNTDFHEAITQIPAITENLKGKIIEIIEAGYLLKEKVIRHAKVITGK, from the coding sequence ATGGATATTACTAAAAAAAATACTGAAAAAAATACTGAAAAAAATACTGAAAATGAGAAACGATCAAAATCATCTACATCTAATGAAATAGATGAAAAAATATCGGAGTCTTCTTATTTTCAGGGAGAAATAAAAGAAATTAAATTTCTTAAAAAAGAATTAGAAAAAGAAAAAGATAAATTTTTACGTCTTTTTGCAGAATTTGAAAATTATAAAAAACGGATTCAAAAAGAAAGAGTTGATATTTTTAGAGATGTTCATGAACAAATTATTATAGATTTAATTCCAATTTTAGATGATTTTGAAAGAGGAATTAAAGAATTAAGAAAATCTCAAGATGCACATCTTGTAAAAGGAGTCTTTTTGATTCAAGAAAAACTTATTAAAATTTTAAAAGAAAAAGGATTAAGTAAAATAAAAATAAAAAAAGGAGATGATTTTAACACAGATTTTCATGAGGCGATAACACAAATTCCAGCTATTACAGAAAATTTAAAAGGAAAAATCATAGAAATTATAGAAGCTGGATATCTTCTAAAAGAAAAAGTTATACGACATGCTAAAGTCATTACCGGAAAATAA
- a CDS encoding PLP-dependent aspartate aminotransferase family protein encodes MKEETKLIQNILSDPLTGAISTPIYQTSTYVQESPGVHKGFDYTRTNNPTRKILEDLITKLEYGYASLAFSSGLASVDAILKLLKYGDEIVAIDDIYGGTFRLLNLYKKLGINTKFVDTTDVEKTISAISDNTKLIWLESPTNPTLKISDIEYISKKSKKKNPQILVVVDNTFASPAIQNPLKLGSDIVVHSATKYLAGHSDVLAGLITVKNIDLYEKLKYIQNATGGVLSPIDCWLTIRGSQTLYLRIKKQSQNAFQIASFLKENNDKIDQIYYPGLSHHKNHFIALKQQRYFGGIVSFSLKKDTIESAKKVVTSTNLFKLAESLGGTKSLICQPATMTHKSTPVEVRIHAGIQDSLIRLSMGIENVEDLIEDIDQALKSL; translated from the coding sequence ATGAAGGAAGAAACAAAGCTTATTCAAAATATTTTATCTGATCCTCTTACAGGTGCAATATCCACTCCAATATATCAAACATCAACTTATGTACAGGAATCTCCTGGTGTTCATAAAGGATTCGACTATACTAGAACTAATAATCCAACAAGAAAAATACTGGAAGATTTAATAACTAAATTGGAATACGGTTATGCTAGTCTAGCATTTTCTTCTGGATTAGCATCTGTGGATGCTATATTAAAATTACTAAAATATGGAGATGAAATAGTAGCTATAGACGATATTTATGGAGGAACATTTCGTTTACTAAATCTATATAAAAAATTAGGGATTAATACTAAATTTGTAGATACAACAGATGTAGAAAAAACGATTTCTGCTATTTCCGATAATACTAAATTAATTTGGTTAGAATCCCCCACAAATCCTACGTTAAAAATATCTGATATAGAATATATTAGCAAAAAATCTAAAAAGAAAAATCCCCAAATTTTAGTTGTTGTAGATAATACTTTTGCTTCTCCTGCTATTCAAAATCCTTTGAAATTAGGATCAGATATAGTGGTTCATAGTGCTACAAAATATTTAGCAGGACATTCAGATGTATTAGCTGGATTAATTACTGTGAAAAATATAGACTTGTATGAAAAATTAAAATATATTCAAAATGCAACTGGAGGGGTTCTATCTCCTATTGATTGTTGGTTGACGATAAGAGGAAGTCAAACATTATATTTACGTATCAAAAAACAATCTCAAAATGCATTTCAAATCGCTTCTTTTTTAAAAGAGAACAATGATAAAATAGATCAAATTTATTACCCTGGATTATCGCATCATAAAAATCATTTTATAGCGTTAAAACAACAACGATATTTTGGAGGAATTGTTTCTTTTAGTCTTAAAAAAGATACAATAGAATCAGCGAAAAAAGTAGTCACTTCTACAAACTTATTTAAGTTGGCAGAAAGCTTAGGGGGTACAAAAAGTTTGATTTGTCAACCAGCAACTATGACTCATAAATCGACTCCTGTAGAAGTGAGAATTCATGCAGGAATACAAGATTCACTCATCCGTTTGTCTATGGGGATAGAAAATGTAGAAGATCTTATAGAAGATATTGATCAAGCCTTAAAATCATTGTAA
- the cysS gene encoding cysteine--tRNA ligase — MEEKNYSHKNRNHLKIYNSLTEKKELFRPIHKEYVGIYVCGPTVYNHLHLGNCRTFISFDIVFRYLKHLGYKVRYVRNITDVGHLENDNYDAEDKILKKSRIEGLEPMEVVQKYTLSFHNLLNILNVLPPSIEPTATGHIIEQIDMIQKLIQKKLAYEINGSVYFDLKEYRKSYPYGVISKNKIDLLYHKKLKFLKEKRGFQDFSLWKKAHSRHIMNWNSPWGKGYPGWHIECTTMSIKYLGETFDIHGGGIDLKFPHHECEFAQAIGIYNKSNFAHYWMHANMLTLNGKKMSKSTGNFLEIKDIIYDQKICGKAFPPNIFRFYILQSHYRNVMDFSYKGLIDAEKGYHRIINSINVLKNFEQKTSKYILKNHNIFNVHHWINICYQAINDDFNTPLLITHLFQASIHIMNSIQNIDHINLLKKYMIHFVFDILGIQEINHHEENSIKLKILIKRLIKFRTEERKQKNWIVSDKIRQELSYIGVSLHDKKLLQ; from the coding sequence ATGGAGGAAAAAAATTATTCGCATAAAAATAGAAATCATCTAAAAATATATAATTCTTTAACAGAAAAAAAAGAATTGTTTCGTCCTATTCATAAAGAATATGTTGGAATTTATGTATGTGGACCAACAGTTTATAATCATTTGCATTTAGGAAATTGCAGAACTTTTATATCGTTTGATATTGTTTTTCGTTATCTTAAACATTTGGGATATAAAGTTCGTTATGTTAGAAATATTACTGATGTTGGGCATTTAGAGAACGATAATTATGATGCAGAAGACAAAATTTTAAAAAAATCTCGTATAGAAGGATTGGAACCTATGGAGGTGGTTCAAAAATATACTCTTTCTTTTCACAATTTATTAAATATTTTAAATGTATTACCTCCAAGTATAGAACCTACAGCAACAGGCCATATTATAGAACAAATAGATATGATTCAAAAGTTAATTCAAAAAAAATTAGCATATGAAATAAATGGGTCTGTATATTTTGATTTAAAAGAATATAGAAAATCATATCCTTATGGTGTGATTAGTAAAAATAAAATTGATCTACTTTATCATAAAAAATTAAAATTTTTAAAGGAAAAGCGTGGATTTCAAGATTTTTCTCTATGGAAAAAAGCTCATTCTCGTCACATTATGAATTGGAATTCTCCATGGGGAAAAGGATACCCCGGTTGGCATATAGAATGCACTACTATGAGTATAAAATATTTAGGAGAAACTTTTGATATACATGGAGGGGGGATAGATCTAAAATTTCCTCATCACGAATGTGAATTTGCACAAGCTATAGGAATTTATAATAAAAGTAATTTTGCGCATTATTGGATGCATGCCAACATGTTAACTTTGAATGGAAAAAAAATGAGTAAATCTACAGGAAACTTTTTAGAAATAAAAGATATTATTTATGATCAAAAAATTTGTGGAAAAGCTTTTCCCCCTAATATTTTTAGATTTTATATTTTACAATCTCATTATAGAAACGTAATGGATTTTTCCTATAAGGGGCTTATAGATGCTGAAAAAGGATATCATAGAATCATAAACTCTATAAATGTTTTAAAAAATTTTGAACAGAAAACATCAAAATATATATTAAAGAATCACAATATTTTCAATGTTCATCATTGGATAAATATTTGTTATCAAGCTATTAATGATGATTTTAATACTCCTTTATTAATAACTCATTTATTTCAAGCTTCTATTCATATTATGAATTCTATTCAGAATATAGATCATATTAATTTATTAAAAAAGTATATGATTCATTTTGTTTTTGATATTTTAGGAATTCAAGAGATCAATCATCATGAAGAAAATTCTATAAAATTAAAAATACTTATTAAAAGACTAATAAAATTTCGTACAGAGGAAAGAAAACAAAAAAATTGGATTGTTTCAGATAAAATTCGTCAAGAATTGTCTTATATAGGTGTTTCATTACATGACAAAAAATTGTTACAATGA
- the atpF gene encoding F0F1 ATP synthase subunit B, which produces MDLVTPSIGLIVWHTIIFVILMLFLSKFAWKPIMNFIDQREEKIKISIEKADQVRKELKHIEDKKNKILKEIRIKRDMILKEAIQIREKIKSKAIEEGTIEKKKIIEETKKNIQIEKEVAIHKLKNEIGYISIQIAEKILKKELDQNNKQDKFIKELVDQY; this is translated from the coding sequence ATGGATTTAGTCACTCCTTCTATTGGATTAATTGTTTGGCATACAATAATATTTGTAATACTCATGCTCTTTCTTTCGAAATTTGCTTGGAAACCCATAATGAATTTTATTGATCAAAGAGAGGAAAAAATTAAAATATCTATTGAAAAAGCAGATCAAGTGAGAAAAGAATTGAAACATATAGAAGATAAGAAAAATAAAATTTTAAAGGAAATTCGTATAAAAAGAGATATGATTCTGAAAGAAGCTATTCAAATCAGAGAAAAAATAAAATCAAAAGCTATAGAAGAAGGGACGATAGAAAAGAAAAAAATTATAGAAGAAACAAAAAAAAATATTCAAATAGAAAAAGAAGTTGCAATTCATAAATTAAAAAATGAAATAGGATATATTTCTATACAAATAGCAGAAAAAATATTAAAAAAAGAATTAGATCAAAATAATAAACAAGATAAATTTATAAAAGAACTAGTAGATCAATACTAA
- the trpS gene encoding tryptophan--tRNA ligase, producing the protein MENMLTGIRSTGSPHLGNILGVIIPSVSIANKNTKHSSFIFIADLHSMVQINNIKTIRNNTYQIAAAWLAFGLNVDNCLFYRQSDVSLVTELAWYFNCFYPYKRLVLSHAFKTEMKKINQSKISTGLFTYPILMAADILLYNAKIVPVGMDQLQHIEIARRIAYYFNQKIGKELFVLPNAFLQRQNMFVLGTDGKKMSKSQKNCIDIFSSDEILKKQIMSIRTDSKSIEAKKNPENDYIMSLYSLLATVEQIEIMKKKYIRGGYGYYEAKIALYEHIIHKFSLEREKFFSFMKNKSLLDHILFTGAKKAKSIAHKRLNCIRKHLNFNSII; encoded by the coding sequence ATGGAAAATATGTTAACAGGAATTAGAAGTACAGGGTCACCTCATTTAGGAAATATTTTAGGTGTTATTATTCCGTCTGTATCCATAGCTAATAAAAACACAAAACATTCTTCATTTATATTTATAGCAGATTTACATTCTATGGTTCAAATCAATAATATAAAAACAATAAGAAATAATACTTATCAAATTGCAGCTGCATGGTTAGCTTTCGGTTTAAATGTTGATAATTGTTTATTTTATAGACAATCCGATGTGTCATTGGTTACTGAGTTAGCTTGGTATTTCAATTGTTTTTATCCATATAAAAGACTTGTATTATCTCATGCTTTCAAAACAGAAATGAAAAAAATAAATCAAAGTAAAATAAGCACGGGCTTATTTACTTATCCTATTTTAATGGCTGCCGATATTTTACTTTACAATGCAAAAATTGTTCCAGTAGGAATGGATCAATTACAACATATAGAAATAGCTCGTCGTATTGCCTATTATTTTAATCAAAAAATAGGAAAAGAATTATTTGTGTTACCTAATGCATTTTTACAAAGACAAAATATGTTTGTGTTAGGAACAGACGGAAAAAAAATGAGTAAATCTCAAAAAAATTGTATTGATATTTTTTCTTCTGATGAAATTTTGAAAAAACAAATTATGAGTATTCGCACAGATAGCAAATCTATAGAAGCAAAGAAAAATCCTGAAAATGATTATATTATGTCTTTATACAGTTTACTGGCTACTGTGGAACAAATAGAAATTATGAAAAAAAAATATATCAGAGGAGGATATGGATATTATGAAGCAAAAATTGCATTATATGAACATATCATTCATAAATTTTCATTGGAAAGAGAAAAATTTTTTTCTTTTATGAAAAATAAATCTTTATTAGATCATATTTTATTTACAGGAGCTAAAAAAGCAAAAAGTATAGCTCACAAAAGATTAAATTGTATTAGAAAACATTTGAATTTCAATTCGATTATTTGA
- the atpH gene encoding ATP synthase F1 subunit delta, protein MFSNKKIIQHYAKVFFEYSLKKNSDITYDKIKKISFFLNKNTEICIILHTSMLSYEKKIKIFKKIFFNFDILLFQFIKLLTIRKRESLLKEIFLEYQKIYEENQKGFVKSIIISAFPLRKNIQKTIAHKIISNKKRFHIINRVDKSIIGGFLFRVGYKEWNFSIQEQLYYIKNIFQNH, encoded by the coding sequence ATGTTTTCAAATAAAAAAATAATTCAACATTACGCTAAAGTTTTTTTTGAGTATTCTCTTAAAAAAAACAGTGATATTACTTATGATAAAATAAAAAAAATATCTTTTTTTTTAAATAAAAACACAGAAATATGTATAATTCTCCATACCTCCATGTTGAGTTATGAAAAAAAAATAAAAATTTTCAAAAAAATATTTTTTAATTTTGATATTTTACTTTTTCAATTTATTAAACTTTTAACTATAAGAAAAAGAGAATCACTTTTAAAAGAAATTTTTTTAGAATACCAAAAAATATATGAAGAAAATCAAAAAGGATTTGTGAAATCTATTATTATTTCTGCTTTTCCTTTGAGAAAAAATATACAAAAAACAATTGCACATAAAATAATATCTAATAAAAAAAGATTTCATATCATAAATAGAGTTGATAAATCTATTATTGGAGGTTTTCTATTCCGTGTAGGATATAAAGAATGGAATTTTAGTATTCAGGAACAATTATATTATATTAAAAATATATTTCAAAATCATTAA
- the atpB gene encoding F0F1 ATP synthase subunit A produces MFIECANKNQNKEKEYKKKDDVDIANIIFDHVGDSHEWHVIGIHNRGITFFLPIILWNNGLDIFSSSKFSCKNVVKGKYGYYKMFKGIIYNTNHLGSLYMDSKGVPKNDKPWDFSITKNVVSIFMSSFLLSYLFIRMKRNYKDYKLKWSLGIFLEFLILFIRDEIAIPNIGNKKYKIFLPFLLTSFFFILINNLIGLIPGFPNVTGNISITLVLSIMTFIVSNINSNISYWKHIFWMPEVPIGIRLLLAPIEFIGIFIRPLTLCIRLFANITAGHIIILSFICLIFIFKNFFIAGFSIIFGFFISMLEIMVAFLQAFIFTTLSALLIGMSVKNYDHDRSQT; encoded by the coding sequence TTGTTCATTGAATGTGCTAATAAAAATCAGAATAAAGAAAAAGAATATAAAAAAAAAGATGATGTAGATATTGCCAATATTATTTTTGATCATGTAGGTGACTCTCATGAGTGGCATGTTATAGGGATTCACAATCGTGGAATTACTTTTTTTTTACCAATTATTTTATGGAATAATGGATTAGATATTTTTTCTTCATCAAAATTTTCATGTAAAAATGTAGTAAAAGGAAAATATGGATATTATAAAATGTTTAAGGGAATAATATATAATACGAATCATCTGGGTTCGTTATATATGGATTCAAAAGGTGTTCCTAAAAATGATAAACCTTGGGATTTTTCTATTACAAAAAATGTGGTATCTATTTTTATGTCTTCTTTTTTGTTATCTTATCTTTTTATCCGAATGAAACGGAATTATAAAGATTATAAACTTAAATGGAGTTTAGGAATTTTTTTAGAATTTTTAATTCTGTTTATACGGGATGAAATTGCTATTCCTAATATAGGAAATAAAAAATATAAAATTTTTCTTCCTTTTTTGTTAACATCCTTTTTTTTTATATTAATTAATAATTTGATAGGTCTTATTCCTGGATTTCCAAATGTAACAGGGAACATAAGTATTACATTAGTATTATCTATTATGACTTTTATCGTTAGCAATATAAATTCAAATATAAGTTATTGGAAACATATTTTTTGGATGCCAGAAGTTCCAATAGGAATTAGATTATTATTAGCTCCTATCGAATTTATTGGAATTTTTATTCGTCCATTAACTTTGTGTATTCGATTATTTGCTAATATTACAGCAGGACATATAATTATTTTAAGTTTTATTTGTCTCATTTTTATTTTTAAAAATTTTTTTATAGCTGGTTTTTCCATAATTTTCGGTTTTTTTATTTCTATGTTAGAAATTATGGTTGCTTTTCTACAAGCTTTTATTTTTACAACTTTGTCTGCTTTACTTATAGGAATGTCTGTTAAAAATTATGATCATGATAGGAGTCAAACTTAA
- the atpG gene encoding ATP synthase F1 subunit gamma produces MSNLKEIKRRILSVESVIKTTEAMKMISVVKLRKTKDLLIQVKIYLDYIEMILLDILLTEKKYEKNQYFLEKGKMKLFIVFTSDRGLCGSFNSLIFEKINNLFQKKSNLHNECMFLSIGKKGFDFLCKNRKYVIYNKNCIESNLSNQKIRSLVSELIFDCFKNKFSSIYLIYNHLKKSLFQETIVEKFFPITAKDFKKKTSEISYILEPSQEKIFNFLIPKFLNAKLLKIFWESTTAEHTARMISMHKATENASDIKHDLILNYNKERQSTITKEILEIISGLESINKKK; encoded by the coding sequence ATGTCTAATCTGAAAGAAATCAAAAGAAGAATATTGTCTGTAGAATCAGTTATAAAAACTACAGAAGCAATGAAAATGATTTCTGTAGTAAAATTACGAAAAACAAAAGATTTACTTATCCAAGTCAAAATTTATTTGGATTATATAGAGATGATTCTTTTAGATATTTTGTTAACAGAAAAAAAATATGAAAAAAATCAATATTTTTTAGAAAAAGGAAAAATGAAATTATTTATTGTATTTACTTCTGATCGTGGTTTATGTGGTTCTTTTAATTCTTTGATTTTTGAAAAAATTAATAATCTTTTTCAAAAAAAAAGTAACTTACATAATGAATGTATGTTTTTATCTATTGGAAAAAAAGGATTTGATTTTTTGTGTAAAAACAGAAAATATGTAATATATAATAAAAATTGTATTGAAAGTAATTTATCGAATCAAAAAATTCGATCTTTAGTATCAGAGTTAATTTTTGATTGTTTTAAAAACAAATTTTCTTCAATTTATTTAATATACAATCATTTAAAAAAATCTTTATTTCAAGAAACAATTGTAGAAAAATTTTTTCCAATTACGGCTAAAGATTTTAAAAAAAAAACGTCAGAAATTTCCTATATTTTAGAACCTTCTCAAGAAAAGATATTCAATTTTTTAATTCCAAAATTTTTAAATGCCAAATTATTGAAAATTTTTTGGGAATCTACTACAGCAGAACATACAGCTCGTATGATATCTATGCATAAAGCTACAGAAAATGCATCTGATATTAAACATGATCTAATATTAAATTATAATAAAGAAAGACAAAGTACAATAACTAAAGAAATACTTGAAATTATCAGTGGATTAGAATCTATAAATAAAAAAAAATAA